The region ATGGACTTCCGCAACAAATTCGTAACCCACAAACAGCTGAGCCGGAGCGACATCGCCAATCAGCTCGTACAGGACGCCGGCCTCGAGATGGCCGGGGTGCAACTCAGCGGCGATGCCTCGCACAAACCGGAGCAGTTCGTCCAATGGAATGAGACCGACTGGGAATTCCTGGTGTCGCACGTCAGCATCAGTGACAGCTGGCTCTACTACGACGGCCGGAAATTGAGCATCGGCCCGGCGGCCACGAGGAATCAGGCCGAAATCTTCTGGGGCAAAAACGTCGGCAGCATCGATTTCAAACTGAGCGCCCAGCAGTTGAATCACAAAGCGTTTGGCTGGGACCGCGCGCAGAAGGCGGCTTTCACCGGGCAGCAGTCAACGGCAACCTCGTTCTCGTCCCTGGCGCAGAAAGCCTTCAGCGGCTCTCGGTCGTTGTCGAGCGGAACCTCGTACGGCATGGCGGAGGCCGACTTCCATCAGAACGAAGTCAAACTCCAGGCACTGTCCGACGGGCAGGAAGCCGTCGCCGGTTTGCTCGAAGGTACCATTCAGTGCAATGTGCCCAGCATCAAGGTCGGCGATACGGTCAAACTGAGCGACGCCGGCAGCGCCTACAACGGTATCTATTTCGTCGAAGCCGTGCGCCATACGGTCGATGCGGAAGTCGGCTACTATAACGTTCTCGAAGTGCTGCCGCTGGAGGCGGCAGTGCCGAGCTGGCGCGGTGCCGAAACCTATGCCCGGCGAATGGACCCGTTTCCGGCCGTGGTGTCGGATAACAAGGATCCGGACAAACTGGGGCGGATCAAGCTGCAGTATTACGTCCCTGAGGGCGACTCCGGCAGCATGATGGAAAGCGATTGGGCCCCGGTGCTGATGCCGTACGCTGGGCGTGACCGCGGGATGTACTTTATGCCGGAAATCGACGACCAGGTCATGGTCATTTTCGAAAACGGCGACCCGACGCACCCGGTGGTCATCGGTGCGTTATGGAACGGCACCGATATGCCCCGCAGCGAAATGTATAGCGACGACAACGATATCAAAATCATCTATACCCGCTCGGGGCACCAGCTGATTTTCGATGACAAATCGGGCCAGGAAGCGATCAAGATCATCGACAAGACCGGGGCGAATTCGATTGTGATCGAATCCGACAAGAATACAATTACGATTACTTCCGATAAAGATATAGTGCTTAAGGCGAAGGAAAATATCAGCATGGAGGCCGGCAAGGCCTTTACGATCAAAGCCCAGGACGACGTGTCCATCGAGTCCCAAAGCAAGAACGCCTCGATGAAAGCCGCGCAGGGAATCAAGATCGACGGCATGAGCGTCGACGCCACCGCCAATGGCAACATGAAATTGAAAGCCAACGGCCAGGCCGGACTGGAAGGCGCGACGACCGACGTCAAGGGCAGTGCCATGGTCAATGTGCAGGGTGGTTTGATCAAGCTCAACTAAACGATGGCCAACGAAGCAGTTCGGGTACCCATAGAACTCCGCGACAACCGGTTCGTGCGCACGACCGGCATCGCCGAATTCGCCCGCTTCCTTCTGGAAACGGAACTGGGCAGTTATCGCCCCGATCCGGAATTCGGTTGCCGCTCGCCGCAGTTCACGCCGGAATATTACGACGACCTCAAAGTCGAGGTGCGCAATCACGTGCTCCGACAATTCCGGCAGTACCTCGGCCTCGTCGTCAACGTGTCGATTTCCGACAACGTCTCCACGCCCACGGCAACCTTCGTCTGTCGCGTCACCGGCACCGGCCCCGGCAACCAACGCTTTGATTTGTCCTGGGAAATCTGAGAGGAAGCAAAGTGGCGGAGAAGTGGACTGATCGAGAAGAACGCGTCTATCAGGAAATGATCGACCGCCTGAAGTTCTGGGGCTATCAGGTCCCTTCCGGCGAAAAACAGATGGATCCGGCGCTGCTGCTGATGCTGAAGGCGTTTGCCTTCCACACCACCAGCACCGAGGACAAACTCAAGCGCGCCGGCCAGGATGTCATCGACTCTCTCATCAGCAATTTCTTCGTGACCGGAATTCGACGACCCGTGCCGGCGTTTACCATGCTCTCCTGCCGCTGCACGGACCGCCGCGCCTGGATCGATACCGATCTGGAGTTCGCCTGCACCCTGGGCGGCGCCTATCCGCGCGAGTACTCCTTCTATCCGCTCTACGGGCAGGAGATTCTCGATGTCTATGCCGACGTCGTCCTTTTTACCTCCGGTGAGTATTTCCGCGTCCTCAAGGTGCTGCCGCCGGAAGCGGACAAGTGGGAGGAAGCGCTCGATTCGCCGGCCTACCGCACGATGAAGCGCAACGCCCCGCCGCAATTGGGCGGAACGATCTGGATCGGATTGCAGGCGGGACTACCGCTGACCGAGATCACCGGACTGCCCCTCTATACCGGTCCCGACGCGGAAGCCGGTCACATGCTCAACTGGGTCGAGTGGCAGGTGGTCGGCAACAAGGGTGCCGGCGTCAAACCGGGCGAATATCAGGATCGTCTCGAGATATTCAAACACCTCGATATTCGCGAACTGGAAGTCGAAACCAACTTCCAGAGCCGCCTTTACAGCAGCGACTTTCTGACCTCCGGCAAACTGCTCTGGCATTTCAAACACTATCTGGCCCCCGCCAAGAATTTCGTCTACTTGCCCGGTGAGCTGTTGCAGGCGGCCGAGAAGATGCCGATTCCACCGGCGATTCACCAGAAGTTCGCCCACCTGGATTTCAGCAAGCTGGCAACACCGCGGGTCTGGCTGAAGGTTGATCTGGCCCGTGACGAGAAAGTCGGCGACCTGCGCCGCTTCGTCCACTTTGACGCCAACACGTTGCTGCTCATTAACCGCCGCAAGGCGCATCTCAATAAGTATACCATGGGCCAGCCGGCGCTGGAGATCAACCTGTTCGAGTATCAGAACGAAGGTGAGGATCTCACCAAGAAATTGTTCTCCATCGACCGGGTCTGGGATTCACGCGATCAGGAATACTATGACCACCTCGATCTGACCACCTACGCTAATCCGCATAAATACACGGTGATCGAGGAAGAAGGAGCGGTCAAAATCGCCTTGAACTTCGAAGCCACCGGCAAAGAGCCGCCGGATTTCGTGGTGGTACAATACGCGCTGACCGAAGGCGCGGACGGCAACGGCATCGGCGCCGAAACCGAACTGCGGCTGGTACGGGATCATCCCCAACTGCACTCCCCGCGCAATCTGATCAGCTCGGCAGGCGGGTCGGACGCCAAGTCGGACGAAGAGCTGCGGCGCATGACCGGCTTCTTCCTGCGTAATCACGGCGTTGCCCTCTCGGAGGGCGAAATCGAATTCCTCGCGCGTAACTTTGACAGCCGTATCGACTCGGCCAAGGCCGTCCGCGGCGTCACGCGGACGCGCGGCGGACTGGTTCCTTCGGTGATCGTCGACATTGCGTTGCGCTCGGACACCAAACTGTCGCCGGAAGAACAAAAGTACCTGATGCAGCGTCTCGGCCAATACCTGGATAGCTATACGCCGCTCAATCTCCACTTGGCGGCGCGGCTGGTGACTGCCTGATGAATACCGGCTTTGTCACTCCCGATTATCGCATCCGTGAGCGTACTCGCCTCTCGGAATTCAGCCTGCTGCTGCACACACTGGGGATCGAAGCCGGCCAGTTCTGGTTCGTCAGCCTCGAGGCGCATGGCAACTTCTTCTCCGATATCGAGACCATCCGCACGGTGACCTCCCGGGTGGCGCGCCGCGACGAACGCATCATTTTTGCCTACTTGCCCTCTTTCAAAAATCACTTCCCCCAGGGCTTTTTCGTCGAGCAGCTGGAAGAATCCGATCATCATCCCGGTGTGTGGGAAGACCGGTACCTGGAATTCTGGAGCGCGTTCGACACGATCACCTATCGGCACTGGATCGCCTTCTATCTGCTTCGGCTCAAGCTGCTGTTTGCGATCGAAGATAACGATGCGGAACTGCTCTACTGGGAGAGTCTGGGCGGCGACCTGCCCACCCTCGGCAAGGAGGATCGCAAATACCTGCTGTTGCTGCGCTTCTTCGCGCCCTATTTTCTCGGACGGCGGCTGCTCTATGAACGGATCTTGCCCGCCTTTCTGCGCAAACCGGTCGCGATCGAAGAAAACATCCCGGCACTCGAGTCCATTCCCGCCGAATACTACTCGCGCCTCGGACAAACCAACAGTTATCTGGGCCGCGACTTCTATCCGGGCTCGGAATTTGAAGAGAATTTCTCGACGTTTCGCGTCAACGTCAGCGACTTGTCGGCGGAGGATATCCCGGAGTTCGCGCCGACCGGGCGGCGCCGCGTGATCGCGAACAACTTGCTAACCCTGTTCCGACCGGCACACTTGCGTTCGGAATTGCGTTTTCATTTTCAACCGGGCTTGTCGATATTTGTGATAGGTGATGAGCCGCACAGCGCGTTCCTCGGATTCTCATCTTACTTGCGGGAGACGGTGTAGCGGGATATATTGCGGGCACTTAATCTGTATGGGTCTGATACATGGATGATCTGAACGTCTGGGGCGTCAACTGGATCGACGGCATGCTGATCACAAGCCGTCATTTCAATCAGGAAGCCGACTTCGTTTACAATCTGCAGCGCGCGGGGACGATGGCGCTCGCGCCCGGCTACGGCCTGGCCAAAGGTGCCGCCAGTAAAACCGAACCGCTCGAGGTCCAACTGCGGCGCAGCGGTCCGACCGCGACCGTCACGGTGATGAAATGCACCGCGATTCTTCCCAACGGCAGTCTGGTCAATGTCAACGACGCCTTCCTCAAGCATAAGACCGTCGAGTTGAGCTTCGATCTCAGCAAGGAGAAACGGGAGCGGATTCCCGTCTTCCTGTACGCTTCCCCGACTGAACGCACGCAATTTGGCGACCCGCTGGCGGGCGAGCTCTTAAGCCGCCAGCCCTACCAGGTCCCGCGCTTGAGCCTGACAACCGCACCGTCGGATAGTCTCTCCGCGACGGCCGGGTTGCAGATCGCCGAGATCGTGCGCGAGGGCGATGATGTGCGCCTGGACGAAGGCTTCGTGCCCGCCGTGATGAGCACCACCTGTGGCAAGGCTGTCTTGCAGCGCATGGACAATCTGCGCAAGCTGTTGGACGCCATCCAGCGCGCCGGCGTGGCGGCCATCGCCGAAGTACGCATGAAGACCAAGAGCCGTCCGGCCGCCGGCGAGGAAGAAATCATTCGCGGCGTCTTCCTTCAGACCGAAAATCTCCTGCACAGCCTGGGTTTCAATTACAACGTCATTCTCGATAACCACAGCGGCGTTCCGGCACGGTCGCTGATGAACTTCTTCGCCGGGTTCGTCGGCGGCTTCCAGCAAAGCTTTCTGATCTACCCGGAACTGCGCGAGTACGTCCGGACCGCCACGATCGGCTCTGACAAAGGCGAACTCAATGGCGGCAATATCCTGCCGGAGCTGCGCGACTACCAGACGCGCTCCTATGGCTATGAGGAAATGACGCAGTTCTTCAATGACACCGAACGCGTCCTCGGCTTCGTCGCCGCAATCCTCAGCTACTACGCTTCCGGCGCCGCCGGCCGCACCGGCGATGCGATCGAGCGCGACGGCTACCGCTTCCTGATCCAGCATCATGGCGCAGTCAAGTATTCGTTCCGCAACAATCGCCATCACATCATCATCGACGGCGTCGATCCCCGCGGCACCGAGGACGTCATCGTCAGGCTGCACAAAAAAGTGCTGCCGATGCAGTATGCCGCCAACGTGATCATTTATCTTGGCGCCAACGAAGTGGACGATATCGCCGCCGCCTCCGTGGCGCGCAAGCCGGTTGAGGATGTCACCGATCCAGATTTCTGGCTGATCCAACCCAATGAATATTTCCCGCTCAAGAGTTCAAGACTTGACCGGCTCAACATAATTATCGATGGTGATGTCGATCGGTCCGCATTGGAAGCGGTGAAAATGAACCACGTCTCGATCTTTTCCAGAGCGCGGTAAACAGGGATGTCGGAAAAACTCAAGGCCTTAATCAATTCCATCTTTGTCCAGCTCAACCGCTACGAGCGTCAGCAAGCGGACTTCTCCGCCGACACGTTCATCCGCGATTGTGAAAGCTATTTTGCCGAACTGGATCGTCTCGACCTGTCCCGGGATGGCGGCCTCGCTATCGACGAGCACCTGAAACAACGAATCAACACCGTCCCGCGCAATTCGCAGGCAGTGACGCTGGTCGTCGCCAATCTCATGGCGCTCTACTTCTGGTATGTGCGGCGGCCCCCCCAGCAATGCCAGAACGCGTTCCTGGCCGCCAAAAAACTGCGCGGTATCGTCGACGATAGCCAGTTCGTCGAGCAGGTGATCGCCCCGCTGGTCTTCGGCAGCAAAATCCGCAGCTTCGGCAAACGCGAACGCGACTTCCGTACCCTGGTGCTGCACCGCACCGCCCAAATCGCTGTCAACTTCCGCGAATCCGACCAGATCAATGTCTCGGCCACGCGCATTGTCCGCTCCGATACCTGGCAGAAAAAAATGCTGCATATCGCGGCGCTGAATCAGAAGGGCCGCAAAGACGAAATCCGCACCTTCGCGCCGGCCGACGAACTGCGTGCCATCTCCGAACACAATGACTTCGCTGCCTGGTATCTGCGCACGCACGAAATCTACAAAGGCGAATCGGCGATTCTGCGCGGGCTCAAGCATTTCTTCGGCGCCCTCGGCAATGCCGTCTTCTCGGTCTTCAACTGGCGTTTCGTGCTCCACGTCTTCCGCAACCGCTGGCCCGTCTACATCGTGTACCTGGTGCTGTGCGCGGCCTTCATCTATGGAGCGCTGAATATCCGTAAGCCGTGGGAGAAAGTGCACCGCGACAAGGCCGCGGAGTTGATGTCATCCAAACATGAGGGGGCGCAATGAGCTTGAATCCGATCGGACTGATCAAGAAAGCTTTCGGCATCTTCAAGAAAGCCTCGGCGGTACCCCCGCCGGCCAAAGGCGCGGCCGATATCCCGTTCCAGCCGGACGACAACGTCGTCCTCGTGTTCGGGCATTCGAATGCCGGCAAGACCGTCTATTTCTCGGTGCTCTACGAATTGCTCAAGGGCAATCCGGAGTACAAGCTTTCGCCGCTCGACAACGAAACCGCGGCGGCGCTGATCGAGAACTACAACCTGATGCGGGGAAAACAGATCAAGATCAAGGAAGGGCGACAGGTCGAAATCGAAGGCGAGCGCAAGTTCCCGACGATGACCTCCGAGACGCGCGTGCTCAAATTCGGCCTCGACATGTCAATCCGCAAGGGCATCAAGTTCTACACCGTCGACTACAAGGGCGAAACGCTCTCGATCGCCGAGCCCGGTGGGTTGCGCAAACAATTCGCTCGCTTCTTCCCGTACGCCCGCGCGGCCCTCTTCTTTATCGACGCTTCGGTGCTCGATACCGACGTCCTGCTGCGCGAACAAATCGCCGCGTTTCAGACGATTATCAACGACCTGCGCGACTGTGCGCCGAAGAAGGTCCCGATCGGCATCGTGATTACCAAAGCCGACTTCCTGGAAGGATTCTCGCCGTCAAATCCGGTGGAACTGATCCCGGCCAATGCCGCCGTACACAAGGGCAAATCGGTTTCGGCGTTCATCAAGGGGCTGGCCACCGTCAATCAACGTCGCTTCGGCGAGGTCTGGGCGCGCTCATGCGAACGGGTCACGCGGACTTTGGCCAACTTGATCGACTCGATGACCTCCTACAATCTCGACTTCCAGTTCTTCTTCGTTACCGCGACCGGTGGACTGGAGAAAGTAGCTGCGGGCGCTGTACAACCGCCGCGCGAAATTACCCCCTCCGGCGTCCCCGATCCGCTGGTCTGGTCGTTTAACCGGATTCTCTTCAACAAACGCAAGCAGTTCTGGTGGCGGATCACCAAGTGGGTGATCGGACTGAGCATCGTCTGGATGGCGCTCTACAGCGCTTTCAACCTGTACCACGTTGCGTTTATCTATGACGACCAGTTGAAGCGGGCCGAGGACGGCTACAACAAGGCTTTTATATCGGGACCGCAGCCGATCGACCAGGCGACGGCCAACATCATCAAGAGCAAGTTCGACGACTACCTGAAACGAATGCCGGTGGCGGAATTCTTCGGTGCCAAGCCGATGATCGACTACGCTAAGGCGCGCCAGCAGTTCACCCAAAGCCAGGTCTCGGCCGACGCCAA is a window of Candidatus Zixiibacteriota bacterium DNA encoding:
- a CDS encoding type VI secretion system baseplate subunit TssG, whose amino-acid sequence is MNTGFVTPDYRIRERTRLSEFSLLLHTLGIEAGQFWFVSLEAHGNFFSDIETIRTVTSRVARRDERIIFAYLPSFKNHFPQGFFVEQLEESDHHPGVWEDRYLEFWSAFDTITYRHWIAFYLLRLKLLFAIEDNDAELLYWESLGGDLPTLGKEDRKYLLLLRFFAPYFLGRRLLYERILPAFLRKPVAIEENIPALESIPAEYYSRLGQTNSYLGRDFYPGSEFEENFSTFRVNVSDLSAEDIPEFAPTGRRRVIANNLLTLFRPAHLRSELRFHFQPGLSIFVIGDEPHSAFLGFSSYLRETV